The genomic segment AAAGGGGACGTTGGAATGATCTGCAATGTGCTGGATTATCTGGAACGATCGGCGGCACGGCAGCCAGAGAAAGATGCCGTAGTCGATGAAAACAAGCGTTATACCTATGAACAGTTGCGGCTGTGCAGCGCCCGGATCGGTACTGCCCTGAGCGGCATCATTGCCCCGGGGGAGCCTGTGGGCGTGTATATGGAAAAATGCGCAGACGTACTGCCTGTCTTTTTCGGAACCGTGTATGCAGGGGGCTTTTACTCCGTGTTCAACAACGAGCTGCCTGCAAGCCGGCTGACCCAGATCGCCTCTGTGCTTGCGCCCAGGGTGATGGTCACCACCGGGGCATTGAAGCAGGAGGCTGCCGGGATCTTCTCCGGCATGGAGCTGCTGACCTTTGAGGAGCTGATGCAGACAGAGCCGGACTTTGACCGGCTGGCACAGATCCGCAGAGGCAGGATCGATACGGATCCGCTGTATGTGAACTTTACCTCCGGCTCCACCGGCACCCCCAAGGGCATTGTGGTGGGACACCGGAGCGTGCTGGACTTTATCGACTGCTTTACGGAAACCTTCGGCATCACCGAATCCGACGTGATCGCCAACCAGGCACCCTTTGATTTTGACGTGTCCGTCAAGGACATTTACTCGGCGATGTGTACCGGCGCCACTCTGGTGGTGGTGCCCCGGCGGCTGTTCTCCGCTCCGGTGGAGCTGATCGACTTTTTGTGCGCCCACCGGATCACCACCATGATCTGGGCGGTATCGGCACTGTGCCTCATCACCACCTTCCACGCCCTGGATTACAAGACCCCGGACACCATCCGGAAAATCCTGTTCAGCGGAGAGGTTATGCCTCTGAAGGCGCTGAAGAATTTCCAGAGCCACCTGCCGGAGGTGACCTATGTGAACCTGTACGGCCCTACGGAGATCACCTGCAACTGCACCTATCATATTCTGGACAAGGAACGGGATTATTCCGCCGGTATCCCCATCGGCAAAGCCTTCCCCAACGAGGATGTGTTCCTGCTGGATGGGGAGGATCGCCGGATCACGGCACCGGAAACCGTGGGCGAGCTTTGCGTCCGGGGCACGGCGCTGGCGCTGGGCTATTACGGAGCACCGGAGCAGAATGCAGTGCACTTCGTGCCCAATCCCCTGAATCCCCACTATCCGGAAACCATTTACCGGACGGGAGATCTTGCCCGGTATGACGCAAACGGAGAACTGGTATTCAGCGGCAGAAAGGATTTCCAGATCAAGTACATGGGACACCGGATCGAGCTGGAGGAGATCGAGCGGGAAATGGCTGCCATTGACGGGGTGGAGCGGTGCTGCTGCATCTTTGACGAAAAGAAGTCCCGGCTCAAGGGCTTTTATATCGGCAGCGTGGAAAAGGATGCGTTGCATGCGGAAATGAAGGAAAAGCTGCCGGCGTTCATGGTGCCGGGGATCCTGCGCCGGGTGGAGGACATGCCCCTGACCAAGAATGGAAAGATCGACCGGAAGAAGCTGGCGGAGCTTGTGGGAGGAAAAACAAATTGAATGAAATTCTGAAGCAGTGTGAGTCTGCGTTCTATGTGTTTGACCTGGAACGGGCAAGAGCACGGATCCGCTTTCTGCGGGCGCATTTGCCGGAAGGAGTAGCTCTGTGCTACGCCGTAAAGGCGAACACCTTCATCATCGGGGGCTTGCTCCGGGACGTGGAGCGGTTTGAGATCTGCTCTCCGGGGGAAGCGGAAATTTGTGAAAAGTTGGGAGTTCCAGGCAATATGATGGTGATCTCCGGGGTGTACAAGACCCCTTCCGTCATGGAGCATCTGGTGGCATCCGGCGGAGACCGCACCTATACGGTGGAGTCCCTGACCCAGTTTGCCCTGCTGCGGGATCTGGCAAAGACCTATGGCAGAACCCTGCCGGTGCTGCTGCGGCTTACCAATGACAGCCAGTTCGGCATCAACCAGGAGGATATCATGGATATCATCCGGGATCGGGCACAGTATCCCCAGCTGGATATCCTGGGGATCCAGTTCTTCTCCGGCACCCAGAAAACCTCAGCCAAGAAGCTGTGCCGGGAGATCCGGCAGCTGGACGGGCTGCTGCTGAAGCTGGAGCAGGAATACGGCTATACCGCCCGGGAGCTGGAATACGGGCCCGGGTTTCCTGCCTGCTACTTTGAGGACGATGTATTCGACGAGGAAACCTATCTGGCGGACTTTTCCGCCGGGCTGAACGCCATGGAATCCAAGCCCCACATTACCCTGGAACTGGGCAGAGGCATTGCAGCCTGCTGCGGCAGATACTACACCCACATTGTGGACATCAAGCACAACAAGGGACAGAATTACCTGCTGATTGACGGGGGTATGCACCACCTGGTATACTTCGGACAGCATATGGCAATGAAGCACCCCTTCCTGTCCGTTTGCGACAAGGAGCAGGCGCCCAAGACCATGAGCTGGAACATCTGCGGCTCTCTGTGCTCCATGAACGACATCGTGGCAAAGCAGGTGGAGCTGCCGGAGGTATCCATCGGGGATACGATCTGCTTTGAAAATACCGGCGCATACTGCATGACCGAGGGCATTTCCCTGTTTCTGAGCCGGGAGATCCCGGCGGTGTATCTGATGGACGGGGGCGATCCGGTCTGTGTGCGGCAGACCTTCGATACTGCGCCTCTGAACACCCCAAACTGAACGGAATTCCCGGAAGGGAGTTACGATATATGCGGCACTGCCGCCAAAGAACAAAGAAAGGAAGTAACTATCATGGACAAGCTTATTGAAATTCTGGAGGACATTCAGCCGGACATCGACTACAACACCTGCGAGGATCTGATCGACGGGCATCACCTGGACTCTCTGTCCATTATTTCCCTGATTGCCGAGCTGGAGGATGAGTTCGACATTACTGTTCCCGCTGTGGAGATCATCCCGGCAAACTTCAATTCCGCAAAGGCAATGTGGAGCATGATTCAGCGCCTGCAAGAGGAGGACTAAAATGTCGCTCTCTTCCCTGCTGATGGGGGGCAGCTATGTGGGAATGACCTCGTTTTTTACGGTGGCATTCCTGCTGGTGTTCCTGCCGACTTGCATCATTCTCTATACCCTGATGCCCCAGAAGGCAAAGAAATACTTTCTTCTGGCGGCAAGCGTAGGCTTCTACTGGCTCATCAGCGGCACGCTGGTGGTGTACCTATTCTTAACTACAATTTCCATCCACTACTTTGGCATCTGGCTGGATCGGATCCACCGGCAGCGGGATGAAGCGGTGAAGGCGGCGGAAAAGCCGGAACGCAAGGCCATCAAGCATGCGTACCTGCTCCGGAGCCGCTGGGTGCTGCTGTTTGCGGCGGCGCTTCACATCGGCACCCTGCTGACGCTGAAGTATGCTCCCTTCTTTACCCGGAATGTCAATTCCCTGCTGGGGCATATGGGATTGTCGTTGCAGCTGGAGATCCCCAAGTATCTTTTGCCCATCGGCATTTCCTTCTTCACCATGCAGGCGGTTTCCTACATGTTTGACGTGTACCGGGAAACCATCAAGTCAGACGAGAATCTGTTCCGGCTGGGATTGTTCATGTCCTTTTTCCCCCAGATCGTGGAGGGCCCCATCTGCCGGTACGGGCAGACCGCAGAGCAGCTGTGGAACGTGAAGGGCATCACCTTCTCCAACCTGACCCTGGGCATCCAGCGGATCCTCTTTGGCATGATGAAAAAAATGGTGGTGGCGGATCGGCTCAACCCGCTGATCGAAACGGTATTTTCCGGCTACAAGGATTTCCAGGGGGGCGTGATCGCCATTGCAGCCGTGTGCTACACGGTGCAGCTGTATATGGACTTTTCCGGTTCCATGGACGCAGTGATGGGTACTGCCCAGATCTTCGGCATTACCATGCCGGAGAATTTCGCCCGTCCCTTCTTCTCCAAAACCATCTCCGAGTTCTGGAAGCGCTGGCACATCACCCTGGGCGCCTGGTTCAAGGATTACATCTTCTACCCGGTGACCATGTCTAAGCCCATGAAGAACCTGACCTCCGCCGCCCGCAAGAAGATCGGCAACCACTTTGGCCCTCTGCTTGCCGGTGCTGTGGCATTGTTCTGCGTCTGGTTCAGCAATGGTCTGTGGCACGGGGCAGCCTGGAGCTATATTTTCTACGGCATGTATCACTTTACCCTGATCCTCACCGGCAATATCATTGCCCCGGCGGTTCAGTGGACAAACAAAAAGCTGCACATCAATCCGGAATGGTTCGGCTATCGTCTGTTCCAGATCCTCCGCAGCTGCATTCTGGTGGTCATTGGCGAGCTGTTCTTCCGGGCAGAGGGTCTGCGCAACGGTATTGCCATGTTCAAGGGCATGGTCACCGACTTCCGGTTCAGCACTCTGAACGAGGATCTGCTGGATACCCTGGGCGTGGATATCCAGGACCTTATCATCGTTGGCGTCACGCTGCTGATCGTATTTGTCATCAGCATTCTGAACGAAAAGGGCATCCAGGTCAGAGCCTCCCTCCAGAAGCGGAATGTGGTGGTACGCTGGGCAGTGCTGTATGCGCTGATTCTGTACATCATCGTATTCGGTGCCTATGGAACGGGGTATATTCCGGTTGACCCGATTTATGCGAATTTCTAAGGAGATCATACATGCGAACAGTCATTAAAAATACGCTTTGCAGTCTGCTGTTCCTGGGGATTCTGATTGGCATGTTGGCGCTGTTGTCCGTGCTGTTCCGGCCGAAGGAAAACACCAAGGAGGCCGGGTTCCAGGATCCCCGGGCGAACGCCGTGCTCAGCGAGCCAAAGAATACCATTGATGTGGTATTCCTGGGAGACAGCGAAACCTACAACACCTTTATCCCTTTGCAGATCTGGCGGGATTACGGCTATACCTCCTTTGTATGCGGCACCCCGGCACAGAGCCTTTGCTATACGGAGGAATTCCTGGTAAAGGCATTTGCACAGCAAAGCCCCCAGATCGTCTTTCTGGAAACGGATGCGATCTTCAAGATCTTCACCCAGTCCCAGGTCATTTCCCAGGACGTAGAAAATACGCTGCCTGTGTTCCGGTATCATGACCGGTGGAAGACCCTCCAGGCAAGCGACTGGACATTCCAGGTGGATTATTCCCACCGGGAAAACAACAAGGGCTATATGTACGACGAACGGGTGCGCCCCTCCACCAGGCTCAACTATATGAAAAAGACCGATGCCAAGGAGGAGATCCCCGGCAAGAGCCGGCAGGCAGTGGAGAACATCTACGAATACTGCCGGAAAAACAACGCAAAGCTGGTGCTCATCAGTACCCCCAGTACAGCCTACTGGAACTACAAGCGGCACAATAGCGTTGCGGAGCTTGCGGAATCTCTGGGCGTGGAGTATGTGGACATGAACCTGATCAACGATCAGGTGGGCATTGAATGGTCTACGGATACCCGGGATCGGGGTATGCATATGAACATTTACGGCGCCCGGAAATGCTCCGCCTTTTTGGGTGCATACCTGGCGAAAACAGAGCAGTTCCAGGATAAGCGGAAGGATGCATCCTACGCAGATTGGTTCGATGCACTGGAGGCATTCAACGAATCCACCGACAACGCGCTGGACAGACCTAGTCCGGAGCCGGAGGATAATACCAAGAAAGCGGACTGAACGAAAAAGCAGATGTGCTTGCACGTCTGCTTTTTTCTGTCTTGACATTCCGGTAGCTTTGTCCTATAATGACGATAGATTTTCGGCAAAGGAGAGGATTTTATGAAATTCAAACGCATTCTGGCAGCAGGCATGGCAGTGTTGTGCAGCGTCCTGCCACTGTGCCCGGCTGCTTCCGCCCAGGGGGATGGGCTGGTGGATTCCGGCATCGATTATACGGAACTGGTGGGGACGGTGCGAACCCCCGGGGCAGGGTATACCTCCACCCTGGCGTTCCGCTGCAAGCCCGGGGAAACCAAGGCATACAACCCCACCGGGGATCTGACGCTGCTGTTCGTGGATATCGGCGGCTTTTCCAGTGGCTCCAACGGTACCACCGATTCCGACGGGAACTATACCCCCGGTACGGATTATGACCTGGATGGGACCTTTTTCAAAAGCATGCGTACCACCCTGGAAAACTGCCGGCAGAACGGCTGCATGGCAGCGCTCCGGTTCCGGTATGATGCAAACGGGGTTCGGGATCCGGAGCCTGCCACCTTTGAGCAGATGCTCCGGCACATTGAACAGATCCGGGCGGACGGCTTTCTGGAGGACTATCAGGACATTCTCTGCTTTGTGGAAAGCGGCTTTGTAGGCTGCTACGGGGAGCAGTGGGGCGGCAAGTACTGCTCCATACCCGACAAGGCAAAGCTGTTGGAGCTGATGCTGGATGTGGTGCCGGATCCCATTCCGGTGACGGTGCGCACCCCGAATATTTTCGCCCAGTGGGCAGGCATCACCGAGGAAGAGCTGGGCACCTATGTGCTGGAGCCGGGCAGCCGGGCGTCCCGGGTGGGACTGTACAACGATGGCTACATGGGCTCCAACTCGGATCTGGGCACCTTCCACGACCGGGAGCGGGATCTGAAATGGCTCCGGCAGCAAACCCTGACCAGCTATTACGGCGGCGAATTTTCTGGCAATCTGGATTTTGCCAAGCAGTATGACACCTACCTGCCGGAGCATGCAGTTCCGGAAATGTACTACTCCCATCTGAGCTACATCAACGCCAATATTTATCAGCTGTACAAGGATTACACCTTTGGTGCAGCGTATGACGTGGAGGGCGTGGACAACAGCGCCTATTACGGTCAGACCGTGTTCCAGTTTATGCGGGATCATCTGGGTTACCGGTTCGTGCTGCGGGACTCGGATCTGAGCGAAAGCGTGTCCCAGGGAGACACCCTGCGGCTCTGCATGGACGTGGAGAACACCGGCTTTGCCAATCCCATCCCCAGGCAGAAGGCGGAGATCCTTCTGGAGAAGGATGGACAGTACCTGCGGACAGAGGTGGATGCGGACAGCCGCACCTGGTATTCCTGTACCACCGTGTCCCCGGAATTTGACCTGCATCTGCCGGCAGCAATGGAACCGGGCAGATGGAATGTGTACTTCAAGCTTTCCACCGGGGATAACACGCTGGGACAGCTGGAGTATCGCTCCGTTCAGTTTGCCAATGCACACACCTGGAACGAGCAGCTGGGGGCGAATTATCTGGGCAGCTTTTCCGTGACCGCCTCTGAAGCAGGGGCGAGATCCACGGACAATGGCTTCTATCAGACCAATGCCGCCGATCCGGTGACCGGTTCTGACGGCACCCTGTTTACCACCCAGGGACTTGTGACAGTGGACGGTACCCTGACCAGCGATACGGAGCGGCGGGATGCCTTGCTCTGCGCAGAGGATGCAGCAGGCAACAGAATGTACATCACCAACGACGATCAGTACCTGTATATTCTGGTGGATCTGGAGCAGCAGGCTGCTTCCCCGGTGTACAACCTGTCCTTCCGGAATGCAAGCAGCGGCACAAGCTATTGGATGTATTACCAGGGCAGCTTCGTGTACTTCAACGGGGAGGGCGGCGTGCCCCTGGGCTGCGTGCAGAAGCACAGCGGCAGTACCATTGAATTCCGGTTGCCCTTGGGGGAGCTGATGGGGCTTGCCCCCGGTGTGGAGCTGACAGGCATTGACTACACGGTGCAGGATCAGGCGGATTCCTGGAAAAGTGCCGGTTCCATCCGGGCGGACAGCTACATCATACAGGATGATTTCAACGTGTATTCCGGCAAGCAGACCGTGAATCTCGCTAAGGGGGATACCCTGTCCGTTGCCGCCCACACCTCTGGCTCCGACCTGTCCTACCAGTGGTACAAGGACGGCAAGCTCATTCCGGATGCCACCAATGCTATCTATGAGATCCTGGCAGAATCGGCGCAGGACTGCGGAATCTATGCGGTTCAGGTCACCAGTGCCAGCGGCGTCAGAACCAGGCTGTTTGACGTGTGCCGGGTTGCTGCTGTGCTGGA from the Ruminococcus champanellensis 18P13 = JCM 17042 genome contains:
- a CDS encoding amino acid adenylation domain-containing protein, with the translated sequence MICNVLDYLERSAARQPEKDAVVDENKRYTYEQLRLCSARIGTALSGIIAPGEPVGVYMEKCADVLPVFFGTVYAGGFYSVFNNELPASRLTQIASVLAPRVMVTTGALKQEAAGIFSGMELLTFEELMQTEPDFDRLAQIRRGRIDTDPLYVNFTSGSTGTPKGIVVGHRSVLDFIDCFTETFGITESDVIANQAPFDFDVSVKDIYSAMCTGATLVVVPRRLFSAPVELIDFLCAHRITTMIWAVSALCLITTFHALDYKTPDTIRKILFSGEVMPLKALKNFQSHLPEVTYVNLYGPTEITCNCTYHILDKERDYSAGIPIGKAFPNEDVFLLDGEDRRITAPETVGELCVRGTALALGYYGAPEQNAVHFVPNPLNPHYPETIYRTGDLARYDANGELVFSGRKDFQIKYMGHRIELEEIEREMAAIDGVERCCCIFDEKKSRLKGFYIGSVEKDALHAEMKEKLPAFMVPGILRRVEDMPLTKNGKIDRKKLAELVGGKTN
- a CDS encoding diaminopimelate decarboxylase family protein; the encoded protein is MNEILKQCESAFYVFDLERARARIRFLRAHLPEGVALCYAVKANTFIIGGLLRDVERFEICSPGEAEICEKLGVPGNMMVISGVYKTPSVMEHLVASGGDRTYTVESLTQFALLRDLAKTYGRTLPVLLRLTNDSQFGINQEDIMDIIRDRAQYPQLDILGIQFFSGTQKTSAKKLCREIRQLDGLLLKLEQEYGYTARELEYGPGFPACYFEDDVFDEETYLADFSAGLNAMESKPHITLELGRGIAACCGRYYTHIVDIKHNKGQNYLLIDGGMHHLVYFGQHMAMKHPFLSVCDKEQAPKTMSWNICGSLCSMNDIVAKQVELPEVSIGDTICFENTGAYCMTEGISLFLSREIPAVYLMDGGDPVCVRQTFDTAPLNTPN
- a CDS encoding phosphopantetheine-binding protein — translated: MDKLIEILEDIQPDIDYNTCEDLIDGHHLDSLSIISLIAELEDEFDITVPAVEIIPANFNSAKAMWSMIQRLQEED
- a CDS encoding MBOAT family O-acyltransferase, whose protein sequence is MSLSSLLMGGSYVGMTSFFTVAFLLVFLPTCIILYTLMPQKAKKYFLLAASVGFYWLISGTLVVYLFLTTISIHYFGIWLDRIHRQRDEAVKAAEKPERKAIKHAYLLRSRWVLLFAAALHIGTLLTLKYAPFFTRNVNSLLGHMGLSLQLEIPKYLLPIGISFFTMQAVSYMFDVYRETIKSDENLFRLGLFMSFFPQIVEGPICRYGQTAEQLWNVKGITFSNLTLGIQRILFGMMKKMVVADRLNPLIETVFSGYKDFQGGVIAIAAVCYTVQLYMDFSGSMDAVMGTAQIFGITMPENFARPFFSKTISEFWKRWHITLGAWFKDYIFYPVTMSKPMKNLTSAARKKIGNHFGPLLAGAVALFCVWFSNGLWHGAAWSYIFYGMYHFTLILTGNIIAPAVQWTNKKLHINPEWFGYRLFQILRSCILVVIGELFFRAEGLRNGIAMFKGMVTDFRFSTLNEDLLDTLGVDIQDLIIVGVTLLIVFVISILNEKGIQVRASLQKRNVVVRWAVLYALILYIIVFGAYGTGYIPVDPIYANF
- a CDS encoding DUF4832 domain-containing protein is translated as MKFKRILAAGMAVLCSVLPLCPAASAQGDGLVDSGIDYTELVGTVRTPGAGYTSTLAFRCKPGETKAYNPTGDLTLLFVDIGGFSSGSNGTTDSDGNYTPGTDYDLDGTFFKSMRTTLENCRQNGCMAALRFRYDANGVRDPEPATFEQMLRHIEQIRADGFLEDYQDILCFVESGFVGCYGEQWGGKYCSIPDKAKLLELMLDVVPDPIPVTVRTPNIFAQWAGITEEELGTYVLEPGSRASRVGLYNDGYMGSNSDLGTFHDRERDLKWLRQQTLTSYYGGEFSGNLDFAKQYDTYLPEHAVPEMYYSHLSYINANIYQLYKDYTFGAAYDVEGVDNSAYYGQTVFQFMRDHLGYRFVLRDSDLSESVSQGDTLRLCMDVENTGFANPIPRQKAEILLEKDGQYLRTEVDADSRTWYSCTTVSPEFDLHLPAAMEPGRWNVYFKLSTGDNTLGQLEYRSVQFANAHTWNEQLGANYLGSFSVTASEAGARSTDNGFYQTNAADPVTGSDGTLFTTQGLVTVDGTLTSDTERRDALLCAEDAAGNRMYITNDDQYLYILVDLEQQAASPVYNLSFRNASSGTSYWMYYQGSFVYFNGEGGVPLGCVQKHSGSTIEFRLPLGELMGLAPGVELTGIDYTVQDQADSWKSAGSIRADSYIIQDDFNVYSGKQTVNLAKGDTLSVAAHTSGSDLSYQWYKDGKLIPDATNAIYEILAESAQDCGIYAVQVTSASGVRTRLFDVCRVAAVLEQPLAGDLNLDGAVTVADVVLLQKHLIRAATLTDQQAAAGDLNKDGVCNGFDLVLLRRILCV